The genomic interval TTCACTGGAAGCGTCGACTTTCTCGGCCGCAATTCTCTTGCTGCCGATGAGCTTATTCAGGCGAGCAGCCGCCTCTTTCGCACGCTTGTGATCTGTATCGGCCAGAGTCACCGACCTGACGTCGGGGTTGCGCGCCATGTCATAAGCAGCTGCAGAGCCCATCATCCCGGAACCGATTACTAAGAGCTTCATATCAAGTCCGTTCGCACGAGAATTAGAAGCAGACATTCTCTATTGTCCGCTGCGGAAAGTCTAATTGCGTACAATCGATCCATGCCGGAAGAACGAATCCATGTGGTGCTGTATTGCCCGAAGTGCGAGCGTGAAGTCAGCGATCCGTTGATTTGCGGTGACTGCTCCGCTGTGATCTGCAGAGTCTGCGGCACGCCGCTCGAATCGCCCGACGAACTTGCCATGGGTTGATAACAAACCTGCCACCGCTCCGATTCATCTTTAACTGGACAATGTCCAATCCAGGAACCCCATCCAGTCCGGCCAGGGCCTACGATCCCTTTGCTGCCGTTTACCACCGCGATATCGCCGGACATTTCTACCGTAAAGCATTTCTCGCCATCGAGAAGCTGCTACTCTCCAAAATTCCCCGAGGCGGCGCAGTTCTGGACCTGTGCTGCGGATCAGGGGAGATGGCACGGGAGTTGTCGGCGAGGGGTTATCGGGTAGTCGGCCTCGATGGCTCACCGGAAATGGCCAAGATCGCCCGCGCGAACGCGCCACAAGCGAAGTTTTTCGTTGCCGATGCGAAATGCTTTTCCGCAGCCCCTGTCTTCGACGCAGTGCTCTCGAGTTTCAACAGTCTCGCTCATGCGCATGACGCGAACGAACTTCGACTCATTCTTCAGAATGCCAAAGCTGCGCTCAAGCCTCATGGTATTTTGCTCTTCGATCTGAGCATGGAGGAACAGTACGCGGCAAAGTGGCGCGGCTCCTTTGGTGAAGTGCACGAGGACGTTTCGTGGATTGTTCGGGCCAGCTTCAATGCTGATGCGAGACTTGCCCGCAACGACATTACGTTGTTCCGGAAGAACGGTACTTCATGGAAACGTGAAGATTTTTCTTTTTCACAGACCTGCCATTCGCGAACCGAGGTAGAGAACGCAGCACTCGCAAACGGATTCAGTCACATCGAATCGTTTGATGCCGAAAAAGATCTGGGAATCGAGAAAGAGGGCGGGCGGCGATTCTTTCGATGTCAGTAGCAAACCCACCCTGCCGTGGGGGACAAGGTGGGTTCCCATCAGATTACTTAGGGAAGACGCGATCAGCGATCGTATCCCGGTGGAATGTGGCGTTTTCTCGGGTTTGATTCCATCCATCCGCGTTCGAGGGTGCCGAGCGATCTGAGGCTAGATCCTGCCAGGAGTTGTATCTCGTAAGCGTCAGGAAATTCCATGGACCGCCCTCGAGATGTTGCATCATCACATTCCCGGTCTCAATTTTTCCGCCTGCTACAGGCGACAGAGTCTTCTCCAGTTGATCGCGGTGTCCTGGTGCCGCGCGATACGTGCTCACGATGTAAACGGCATTGGCAGTCTTCGAAGCGTTTTCGCCGATACCCATTTCCCGGGTGAAGTCCTTCCACGAGGGCCCGGCGACAAATGTGTCGCCATGCCATGCGCTCAGGTCGCGAACCGAAGGCGGAGTGGTGCTAGGCGAGGCATCTACAGTCGCCTTGGTTCCAAGGTGCTCGATAACGACGTAATCCCATTCATCGCCTTCCTGGTGGCGAAGAACAATAAAGTGGCCCGGCATGGGCGCGCTTGAGTCGACAGTCGCCAGTGCACGACCCAACTCAGCGGCTTTTCCCAGTGCGGCTTTTGTAAAGTGGACATGGTAGACATCTGTGTTAGCGGCGGGTTTGCTTGCGGGCGCCTGGGCCAGCATGACTGTGCTGAGCAGAACGGCCAAGCACACGTATTTGATTGATTTCACCGACTCCTCCAGTTATCGCTTTTGATTTTGCGAACCTTACCTGACCCATGAAGCCGGTATAGAAGTGTTTCAGGGGGAAAAGAAAGTGCGCGAAGTATAGCAGGCAGTGGGCGCAACACAACAAATATGTGAGTGCTATTTTTGTAGCAGTGCGATCCGGGCTATGGATGCACGGGCGCAATCACGCCTGCCGGAAGTTTGACCTTTGCTTCTTTCGGTTTTGCCAACCATGATTCAATTTGCGGCAGTGCCGCGCGTGCAACTTTCTCTCCGGCGGCGATCAGTTCTGGCGCGCGCTCGAAGCCGTCGTAGCTGAACCCGCGCACATCGGGCGTAATAATCACATCGGCGGCCGATTCCCATAGCCCGCACATCTTTTGCTGTGCGATGGAGAAGCATTGCCCGATGACGTCGAACACGTGGCGAGGGCCGCTCAAGTTCACCCAATGCGCGCTCAGGTAGACCCCAATCACTCGATCGGCGCCCATCTCCCGCAGCGGCACGGTGGGTACGGCGTGTCCGAGCAAGCCGTCGATCAAGAGCCGGCCATCGATGTTCACCGGTAGGAACATGCCCGGATAGGCGCAACTGGCGCGAACGGGTTCAATGAGATCGCCGGAGCGGAAAACAACCGCATCTCCCGTCACGAAATCCGTTGCAGTCACGGCGAGCGGAATCTTCAATTCCTCAAACGTGTGAACCTTCAGCATTTTTCGCAGGAAGCCCGACATCCGGTCGTTGGTCGCGATTCCCAATCGCGAAATTGTCCACCGCGCAAAATGCTTGAACCGAACGAGCGCCGCGATCTCTTCCAGTTCTTTCGCCGAAATGCCGCTGCAATATGCGGCGCCAATCACCGAGCCGACGCTGGTGCCGGCCACGAACCTGACCGGAATGCCTTCCTGCTCCAAAACCTTGAGTACGCCAATATGGGACAAACCCCGGGCAAAGCCGCCTCCCAGCGCGAGGCCAATCGACGGTTCTTTCGTTGGTTGTGTTGGCTGGATAGGGCTTTGGCGTGTATGACCGAACTGCCGGGCAAATGCTCCGATGCCACGTGCGACTTTACCTATCTTGTTCAAGGTCGCCGGGACCCCACATCCCTCTTTATACGGCGAATTACAATACGTTAGGATGCTGTGCTCCACTGGAATGTTTCAGCACTGCATCACTTTGGTACCCAAACAGCGCCAGCGTTTGGCGCCAAAATGTGCCAGTGTTGCGGAAAACGCGGGATTTCGGGCATGATTCGAGAATTTTCAGCCGGAGGAGTCGTGGTCCGGCGAATGAAGCACCGATGGTGGGTCGCAGCCATTGAGCCGCAAGGACGCCGCAGCCCAGCAGCCAAGCCGAGCCCTCGCGAATCGACGCTTGCCCTGCCGAAAGGCGCGGTAGATGCCGGGGAAACCGCCGAACAGACCGCTCTGCGCGAGGTTCACGAAGAGACCGGCGTTATCGCTGAAACGATCGAAAAACTCAAGGACATCAAGTATTACTACATTCGCAGTTGGGGCGATCACCAGCGGGTGTTCAAGATCGTCAGCTTCTACCTCCTGGCCTACAAAGCCGGCAAACTGGGCAATATCTCGCCGGAAATGAAGAAAGAAGTTCGGCGGGCCCTGTGGATCCCTCTGGAAGATGCCGGCAAGGAACTGTCGTATCCGGGCGAACGCGATGTTGCACGGCTCGCAGCCGAATGGGTACTCGGGCACCCAGAACTCGAGGATCGTTTTGCACCGGGCGGTGCGAAGGCTGCCAAGGCGGCCGACCCAAATCCGGAATAATCACACGCAATTGTGACGGATGCACTTGCGCTTTCATCAAAATATCGATCGTGGTTACCGTCGTAACTTACTGATTCCCAAAGATTTATTTCACTTTTCGTATTGACAGTGGATGCAATTAACCCTAAGATAAGTTCAATTAAATAAGGCGCGCGTCGTTGCCATCCTCACCCCACATCTTCTTCGGCGCGCGCCGCTTCTGTTTTTAGGGCGCTTTCGCCGACTGAACTTCCCTTTTAGCTCTTACGTATCTGCGACTTAGGCACTGCTGTTCTCATCTTTGTAGCAGCGGTCTTTACACATGATCCTTAGGTTACTCATCGTCATTCTGGTTTTTGTACTTTCCTATCTTTCCCAGAGGTTCTGGTTCAAATCCCTTTGGAGGGCCACCGAACGGTGCGTCCCCTGGAAGCGCCGAGTTCTGCGAGGGCTGGTCGTTGCGGCCCTCACGCTGGTGATACTCAGCTTTTCCGAGCGTGTCGTTGGCCGCTACTGGCTGCCGCGCGTCGGGGTTCTGCAGGACGTCACGGCTCTTACTCAGCTCTGGCTGTTCACCTCACTTTTCGCTTTCCTGTTGTTCGGACTGGTCAGGCTGATCGAGACGGCCTGGTTCAAATCGAAAGATCTTCTGACGCGCACCAAGCCGTCTGGGCCTGCCGATCACAACCGCAGAGCTTTCTTCCGTTACGCGGCCCGGACGGCGGCCGCCATCCCCTTGGTGGCGGGTATCTACGGCTTCGCCTCGGAACGTTTTCGCTTCCGGGTCCGTGAGGTGAACGTCCCGCTCCAGGATCTGCCAAAGGGCTTAGACGGCCTTCGCATTGTCCAGATGAGCGACATCCATGCCGGCGATTACATGCCCATCGACGAACTCCGGCGCGCCGTGGACATGGCAAATAACCTCCGTGGGCACATCGCCGTTATCACCGGTGACTTTGTTTCCAACGAACACGATCCGCTCGACCATTGCATCGCGGAACTGAGTCGGCTCAAGGCGCCTTTGG from Terriglobales bacterium carries:
- a CDS encoding class I SAM-dependent methyltransferase — encoded protein: MSNPGTPSSPARAYDPFAAVYHRDIAGHFYRKAFLAIEKLLLSKIPRGGAVLDLCCGSGEMARELSARGYRVVGLDGSPEMAKIARANAPQAKFFVADAKCFSAAPVFDAVLSSFNSLAHAHDANELRLILQNAKAALKPHGILLFDLSMEEQYAAKWRGSFGEVHEDVSWIVRASFNADARLARNDITLFRKNGTSWKREDFSFSQTCHSRTEVENAALANGFSHIESFDAEKDLGIEKEGGRRFFRCQ
- a CDS encoding patatin-like phospholipase family protein, giving the protein MNKIGKVARGIGAFARQFGHTRQSPIQPTQPTKEPSIGLALGGGFARGLSHIGVLKVLEQEGIPVRFVAGTSVGSVIGAAYCSGISAKELEEIAALVRFKHFARWTISRLGIATNDRMSGFLRKMLKVHTFEELKIPLAVTATDFVTGDAVVFRSGDLIEPVRASCAYPGMFLPVNIDGRLLIDGLLGHAVPTVPLREMGADRVIGVYLSAHWVNLSGPRHVFDVIGQCFSIAQQKMCGLWESAADVIITPDVRGFSYDGFERAPELIAAGEKVARAALPQIESWLAKPKEAKVKLPAGVIAPVHP
- a CDS encoding NUDIX domain-containing protein; translation: MKHRWWVAAIEPQGRRSPAAKPSPRESTLALPKGAVDAGETAEQTALREVHEETGVIAETIEKLKDIKYYYIRSWGDHQRVFKIVSFYLLAYKAGKLGNISPEMKKEVRRALWIPLEDAGKELSYPGERDVARLAAEWVLGHPELEDRFAPGGAKAAKAADPNPE
- a CDS encoding metallophosphoesterase, translated to MILRLLIVILVFVLSYLSQRFWFKSLWRATERCVPWKRRVLRGLVVAALTLVILSFSERVVGRYWLPRVGVLQDVTALTQLWLFTSLFAFLLFGLVRLIETAWFKSKDLLTRTKPSGPADHNRRAFFRYAARTAAAIPLVAGIYGFASERFRFRVREVNVPLQDLPKGLDGLRIVQMSDIHAGDYMPIDELRRAVDMANNLRGHIAVITGDFVSNEHDPLDHCIAELSRLKAPLGIWGCNGNHEIYAKAEERSQALFQQHGMTLLRQENRQIEFNGAKFNLIGVDYQRDQMVAGPKMPMLYDANSLVRRDMPNILLSHNPNSFNRAAEMGIELSLAGHTHGGQVKFEILDKNITPARFITDFPAGLFDLPLSGSSVASNLKRSFLYVNRGLGTFALPARLGVEPEITLLTLRSV